One window of the Melanotaenia boesemani isolate fMelBoe1 chromosome 14, fMelBoe1.pri, whole genome shotgun sequence genome contains the following:
- the LOC121653432 gene encoding MAU2 chromatid cohesion factor homolog has translation MASNVEAPERWYLALLGFAEHFRTSSPPKIRLCVHCLQAVFQFKPPQRIEARTHLQLGSVLYHHTKNSDLARSHLEKAWYISQQVPQFEDVKFEAASILSELFCQQNLVDSAKPLLRKAIQISQQTPYWHCRLLFQLAQLHTLEKDLVSACDLLGVGAEYARVVGSEYTRALFLLSKGMLLLMERKLGEVHPLLTLCGTIVENWQGNPIQKESLRVFFLVLQVTHYLDAGQVKSVKPCLKQLQQCIQTISTLHDDEILPSNPADLFHWLPKEHMCVLVYLVTVMHSMQAGYLEKAQKYTDKALMQLEKLKMLDCSPILSTFQVILLEHIIMCRLVTGHKATALQEISQVCQLCQQSPRLFTNHAAQLHTLLGLYCISVNCMDNAEAQFTTALRLTTHQELWTYIVTNLASVYIREGNRHQELYSLLERINPDHNFPVSSHCLRAAAFYIRGLLSFFQGRYNEAKRFLRETLKMSNAEDLNRLTACSLVLLGHIFYVLGNHRESNNMVVPAMQLASKIPDMSVQLWSSALLKDLNKALGNNIDAHEAAQMHQNFSQQLLQDHIAACSLPEHNLISWTDGPPPVQIQAQNGPTTSLASLL, from the exons ATGGCGTCAAACGTAGAGGCCCCGGAGCGCTGGTACCTCGCCCTTCTCGGCTTTGCGGAACATTTCCGAACCTCCAGTCCGCCCAAAATACGACTATGTGTGCACTGCCTTCAGGCTGTGTTTCAGTTTAAGCCACCGCAGAGGATCGAGGCTCGAACACATCTTCAACTGGGCTCGGTTCTCTACCATCACACCAAGAACAGTGATCTGGCCCGTAGCCACTTGGAGAAAGCG tgGTATATTTCTCAACAAGTTCCTCAATTTGAAGATGTTAAATTTGAAGCCGCCAGCATTTTGTCAGAACTCTTCTGCCAACAG AATTTGGTGGACTCTGCAAAACCTTTGCTGCGTAAAGCTATCCAGATTTCACAACAAACACCATACTGGCACTGCAGACTGCTGTTCCAGTTGGCG caACTTCATACACTGGAGAAAGACTTGGTGTCAGCTTGTGACCTTCTGGGCGTTGGAGCAGAGTATGCCCGAGTGGTTGGCTCAGAATATACCAG GGCTTTGTTTCTTCTTAGTAAAGGAATG TTGCTGCTAATGGAGAGGAAGCTCGGCGAGGTGCATCCCCTTCTCACACTGTGCGGAACTATCGTGGAAAACTGGCAGGGAAACCCAATCCAGAAGGAGTCTCTGAGGGTCTTCTTCCTGGTGCTGCAGGTCACACACTACCTGGATGCTGGACAG GTGAAGAGTGTGAAGCCGTGtctgaagcagctgcagcagtgtATCCAGACCATCTCTACACTCCACGATGATGAGATCCTGCCTAGCAACCCAGCCGATCTCTTTCACTGGCTGCCCAAGGAGCACATGTGTGTGCTCGTTTATTTG gTGACAGTCATGCACTCCATGCAAGCAGGCTATCTGGAGAAAGCCCAGAAGTACACCGACAAGGCTCTTATGCAACTAGAGAAACTAAAAA tgTTGGACTGCAGCCCCATCCTCTCCACCTTTCAAGTCATTCTGCTGGAGCACATCATCATGTGCCGACTCGTCACAGGCCACAAGGCCACAGCATTACAAGAG ATCTCGCAGGTTTGTCAACTGTGCCAACAGTCCCCCAGGTTATTCACCAACCACGCTGCTCAGCTACACACACTATTA GGTCTGTACTGTATCTCAGTGAACTGCATGGATAATGCAGAAGCACAGTTTACTACGGCCTTGCGG CTGACCACACACCAGGAGCTGTGGACGTACATTGTAACCAACCTGGCGAGTGTGTACATAAGGGAAGGAAACAGACATCAGGAG CTTTACAGCCTCTTGGAGAGAATAAACCCAGACCATAACTTCCCAGTAAG CTCTCACTGTCTTCGCGCTGCAGCCTTCTACATCAGAGGACTCCTGTCCTTCTTTCAGGGACGCTACAATGAGGCAAA GCGTTTCTTAAGGGAAACTCTGAAGATGTCAAACGCTGAGGATCTGAACAGACTGACTGCCTGCTCTCTGGTTCTACTGGGCCACATTTTCTACGTATTGGGCAACCACAGA GAAAGTAACAACATGGTGGTCCCTGCCATGCAGCTGGCCAGCAAGATCCCTGACATGTCTGTTCAGCTCTGGTCATCAGCCCTGTTGAAAG ATTTGAACAAGGCTCTTGGAAACAACATAGATGCCCATGAAGCTGCACAGATGCACCAGAACTTCtcccagcagctgctgcaggaccATATTGCAGCCTGCAGCCTCCCCGAGCATAACCTCATCAGT TGGACGGATGGCCCTCCTCCTGTTCAGATCCAAGCCCAAAATGGTCCAACTACCAGCCTTGCAAGCCTGCTATGA